One Saccharomycodes ludwigii strain NBRC 1722 chromosome VI, whole genome shotgun sequence DNA segment encodes these proteins:
- the NNR2 gene encoding NADHX dehydratase (similar to Saccharomyces cerevisiae YKL151C | widely-conserved NADHX dehydratase) produces MSGKPLSSLSHLQLIKLAKKTIIPPLKPHYYKGQLGKVCVVGGCLDYTGAPYFSAHAAALFGCDLTHVLCEYNAAQVIKGYTPNLMVHPYLNYKENDKNIQLIKRMQCVVVGPGLGRRDNTPDNTLDNMYRNVVEIIEYCIDHMIPLILDADALYLLSNDLEYRDRLCAKLSSNDSSKNTILTPNIIELKRLLSTYPDLYKKFSNLVILEKGETDRIKLLHKDGTTTELHNNESGSWKRVGGQGDTLTGVLATLLSWCNVIENNSSIKVEADDENDGKLLKDHNEYRLLACYVASTVVRNCSKLAYKEHGRSMQTTDLNDNVGRVYNEMF; encoded by the coding sequence atgtcTGGTAAACCTCTATCCTCATTATCCCATTTACAGCTAATAAAATTAgccaaaaaaacaattattcCACCATTGAAACCTCACTATTACAAAGGTCAATTGGGAAAGGTATGTGTTGTTGGAGGGTGTCTAGACTACACAGGTGCTCCATACTTCTCAGCACATGCAGCCGCTTTATTTGGCTGTGATTTAACACATGTCCTATGCGAATACAATGCAGCACAAGTTATTAAGGGATATACTCCCAATCTAATGGTACATCCATATTTGAATTATAAAGAAAAcgataaaaatattcaattaaTCAAGAGAATGCAATGTGTAGTAGTAGGTCCAGGACTAGGAAGGCGTGACAACACTCCCGATAATACACTTGATAATATGTATAGAAATGTAGTGGAAATTATCGAGTATTGTATTGATCACATGATTCCGTTGATTTTAGACGCAGATGCATTGTACTTGTTGTCTAACGATTTGGAATACAGAGATCGACTATGTGCAAAATTGTCATCGAATGACTCaagtaaaaatacaattctAACGCCAAACATCATCGAATTGAAGAGACTATTATCCACCTATCCTGAtctttacaaaaaattctCCAACTTGGTAATTTTAGAAAAGGGGGAAACTGATAGAATTAAACTATTGCACAAAGATGGCACTACTACAGAACTACACAATAATGAATCTGGTAGTTGGAAAAGAGTCGGTGGTCAAGGTGATACACTGACAGGGGTCTTGGCCACATTATTATCTTGGTGTAATgtaattgaaaataacagCTCTATAAAAGTTGAAGCagatgatgaaaatgatggCAAGTTGTTAAAAGATCATAATGAATATAGATTACTAGCTTGTTATGTAGCCAGTACTGTTGTTAGAAATTGCTCAAAACTAGCCTACAAAGAACATGGTAGATCAATGCAAACGACGGATTTGAATGACAACGTAGGGAGAGTTTATAATGAGATGTTTTAA